The following proteins are co-located in the bacterium genome:
- a CDS encoding TerB N-terminal domain-containing protein translates to MGRRRKGSGIGVAGIIAIGAVAAIAAAVEWIGRHPEVLLLALAGAGGALAIHNRSAKNRADADVRSLRAMQEANARRILDDCLSLCRNSAKASTRTSRAALGIRQVEELQRLGSLDEADTSRLLRYFHAVARSAQALEAFAKGIGDGTTRTRWKRLAEARALAREAGLTDEILRDAEALHPATAAPLVVADVLHDDAIDRTPHDDEDVTLAPSAPAIERSRVALTSSVGAPSVIRRPTSAANARWVQPGETVEIAERRITAGMLWIGTGLAAVNTHGHEPALIDPSLPVDESAADVSGDGMPYSPSYAGIDPQCRAAYLAWLANGRCSSEFDVGYVFLFYYGLERRLLHEDRAEVVGTDEVAAIREEIERLLTLYPRGSFPSYAQGLLNYIDARWNVVTPTGTVPSRPNGAEIPVRIRAALGQAALEGKPIPSDLALAWLRSHPAPGLGRSFIVCAPEFDALFQRRYTDHFGSGLIIKPNRARIVARYGPASASFGGREARAQLALPDPTQVSAPWTQLHSIASGCCDDLDPFRRLVSRRPDARNAPEAFISLPTDLHHAAPSALAPLRSWAGSTSAAAQFATAEAAILIRLWCEAGGQAERSRPMSVAVAQLLDRWDIGIEPDTRFGGPPLAADGSVVLFRNPRPRSDASSDGYAAVAVVSQLCAVFAMADGHLHPDEARAVEDHLAAAPDLDDSERRRLVAHFHWSLAKPPSMTTLGRRLRELPPDAREGIRVLLIRLVSSDARVHPADVKLLARVYKALDMDPGRVHADIHAAMAGDGTVHDGPHVVRPAGTERRFQIPPEPSPQRGIVLDQARVDQRVAESVRVAQMLGAIFADDPAPPTVAPPEAGIAGLDPTHSALLRKLRGTASLSRAAFEALATDAALLPDGAIETLNEAAFEIADAPLCEGDDPIDLDAHVLEVMLR, encoded by the coding sequence ATGGGACGTCGGCGCAAAGGTAGCGGGATCGGGGTCGCCGGTATCATCGCCATTGGTGCTGTGGCTGCGATAGCCGCAGCCGTCGAATGGATCGGGCGGCATCCTGAGGTGCTCTTGCTCGCGCTGGCCGGCGCAGGTGGAGCGCTGGCGATCCACAACCGAAGCGCCAAGAACCGCGCTGATGCTGACGTGCGCTCGTTACGTGCCATGCAGGAGGCGAACGCTCGGCGGATACTCGACGACTGCCTGTCGTTGTGCCGGAATAGCGCCAAAGCTTCGACGCGTACGAGCCGCGCGGCACTCGGTATCCGGCAGGTCGAAGAGCTCCAGAGGCTGGGATCACTCGACGAAGCCGACACGTCCCGCCTCCTTCGGTACTTCCATGCAGTAGCGCGGTCCGCTCAGGCGCTCGAAGCGTTCGCGAAAGGCATCGGAGACGGGACGACCCGGACACGATGGAAGCGACTCGCAGAGGCTCGCGCCCTGGCTCGGGAGGCTGGTCTCACGGACGAGATACTGCGCGACGCCGAAGCCCTGCATCCGGCGACCGCGGCGCCGCTGGTGGTCGCAGACGTCCTGCACGACGACGCCATCGATCGTACGCCACACGACGACGAAGACGTGACGCTCGCCCCATCTGCACCAGCGATCGAGCGGTCACGGGTTGCCTTGACGAGCTCGGTGGGCGCACCGAGTGTCATACGGCGTCCGACGTCGGCCGCGAATGCTCGATGGGTGCAACCCGGCGAGACGGTAGAGATAGCAGAACGGCGCATCACGGCGGGAATGTTGTGGATCGGTACCGGATTGGCCGCGGTGAACACGCACGGCCACGAGCCTGCCCTGATCGACCCCAGCCTACCCGTCGACGAGAGTGCGGCCGACGTCTCGGGCGACGGCATGCCCTACTCACCCTCCTACGCCGGCATCGATCCCCAGTGCCGAGCCGCGTATCTCGCGTGGCTTGCGAACGGGAGATGCTCTTCCGAGTTCGATGTCGGCTACGTGTTCCTGTTCTACTATGGCCTCGAACGGCGACTCCTCCACGAGGATCGAGCCGAGGTTGTCGGTACAGATGAAGTCGCTGCCATCAGGGAGGAGATCGAGCGCCTCCTGACGTTGTACCCACGTGGCTCGTTCCCCTCCTACGCACAGGGGCTTCTCAACTACATCGATGCGCGGTGGAACGTGGTGACACCCACGGGCACCGTGCCAAGCCGTCCAAACGGTGCCGAGATCCCCGTACGCATTCGCGCTGCCCTCGGACAAGCCGCGCTCGAGGGCAAACCGATCCCATCCGATCTGGCGCTCGCCTGGCTTCGATCCCATCCCGCACCGGGGCTGGGGCGATCGTTCATCGTGTGCGCACCCGAGTTCGATGCGCTGTTCCAGCGCAGATACACCGACCACTTCGGCAGCGGCCTCATCATCAAGCCCAACCGCGCTCGCATTGTAGCGCGATACGGGCCGGCGAGCGCGTCCTTCGGGGGACGTGAAGCGCGCGCACAGCTCGCGCTCCCTGACCCGACGCAGGTGAGTGCGCCTTGGACTCAGCTGCACTCGATCGCCAGCGGCTGCTGCGACGATCTCGACCCGTTCCGGCGCCTTGTCTCGCGGCGTCCCGACGCTCGCAACGCCCCTGAGGCATTCATCTCCCTCCCGACCGACCTGCACCACGCTGCACCGAGCGCACTGGCTCCGCTGCGGTCCTGGGCGGGCTCGACCTCCGCAGCAGCGCAGTTCGCCACAGCCGAAGCGGCGATTCTCATACGACTGTGGTGCGAGGCTGGAGGGCAAGCGGAGCGATCCCGACCGATGTCCGTGGCGGTGGCACAGCTTCTCGACCGCTGGGACATCGGCATCGAGCCCGATACCCGCTTCGGCGGGCCTCCACTCGCAGCGGACGGTAGCGTCGTCCTCTTTCGCAACCCCCGTCCTCGCTCCGACGCCTCCAGCGATGGATATGCCGCGGTCGCGGTCGTGAGCCAGCTCTGCGCGGTCTTCGCCATGGCGGACGGGCATCTGCACCCCGACGAGGCTCGCGCCGTCGAGGATCATCTCGCCGCAGCTCCGGACCTGGACGACAGTGAGCGACGACGGCTCGTCGCTCACTTCCATTGGAGCCTCGCAAAGCCCCCATCGATGACGACACTCGGTCGTCGGCTCCGCGAGCTTCCACCGGATGCGCGTGAAGGCATCCGGGTTCTCCTCATTCGGCTGGTTTCCAGCGACGCCCGAGTCCACCCCGCCGACGTGAAGCTCCTCGCGCGCGTCTACAAAGCGCTCGATATGGACCCGGGGCGCGTCCACGCCGACATCCATGCGGCGATGGCCGGGGATGGGACCGTCCACGATGGACCTCACGTGGTTCGTCCCGCAGGAACAGAAAGACGGTTTCAGATCCCTCCGGAGCCGTCACCCCAACGCGGCATCGTTCTCGACCAGGCCCGCGTGGACCAGCGCGTCGCTGAGTCCGTCCGGGTCGCACAGATGCTGGGCGCCATCTTCGCCGACGACCCTGCGCCGCCCACCGTCGCTCCGCCCGAAGCCGGAATCGCCGGGCTGGACCCCACTCACTCGGCGCTCCTTCGAAAGCTGAGAGGGACCGCTTCACTCTCGCGTGCCGCGTTCGAAGCACTTGCTACCGATGCCGCGCTCCTTCCGGACGGCGCGATCGAGACGTTGAACGAGGCTGCATTCGAGATCGCGGATGCTCCGCTCTGCGAAGGTGACGATCCCATCGACCTGGACGCACACGTCCTCGAGGTAATGCTCCGATGA
- a CDS encoding ATP-binding protein: MTHTPSMRPRDRDAVIQSMRAGVVPRRGQHLIQVGRAAELAALVADIDRVAGEGATIRLVIGDYGSGKTFFLHLVRAIALQKRLVAIHADLSPERRLHSTGGHARSLYSELMRNMATRSAPDGGALPSVVERFVTTALQEASARSADPAAVMRERLGSLTEMVGGYDFAHVLECYWRGHDTGNDALKNDAIRWLRGEFTARTDARRALGVRTIVDDENVYDQLKLLGRFVRLAGYGGMLICLDEMVNLYKLGSGQARTSNYEQILRILNDTLQGIATGIGFVLCGTPEFLSDTRRGLYSYAALQSRLSDNRFATDGRRDLTGPVIRLGNLTPEDLYVLLGKVRHVYAGGDSTRYLIPDEALTKFMEHCSTRIGEAYFRTPRTTIREFVNLLAVLEQNPNASWKDLIGDLELGPDTNPDLAPLDGELDERAQQGDGEFTTFKL, from the coding sequence ATGACCCACACCCCATCCATGCGGCCGCGCGATCGTGACGCCGTGATCCAGTCCATGCGCGCGGGTGTCGTCCCGCGTCGCGGGCAGCATCTGATTCAGGTCGGCCGCGCCGCCGAGCTCGCCGCACTCGTCGCCGACATCGACCGCGTCGCGGGAGAGGGTGCCACGATACGGCTCGTCATCGGCGACTATGGCTCCGGAAAGACCTTCTTCCTCCATCTCGTTCGGGCGATCGCACTCCAGAAGAGGCTCGTCGCAATCCATGCCGATCTTTCCCCCGAGCGACGACTACACTCCACGGGTGGACACGCACGAAGCCTTTACTCGGAGCTGATGCGCAACATGGCGACTCGTTCGGCACCAGACGGCGGAGCCCTTCCCAGCGTCGTCGAGCGGTTCGTCACGACCGCCCTCCAAGAGGCCTCGGCGCGGTCAGCCGACCCCGCGGCCGTGATGCGAGAACGGCTGGGCAGCCTGACCGAGATGGTGGGAGGATACGACTTCGCCCACGTGCTCGAATGCTACTGGCGCGGCCATGACACCGGAAACGATGCCCTGAAGAACGATGCGATCCGCTGGCTGCGTGGCGAGTTCACCGCACGTACGGACGCACGCAGGGCGCTCGGCGTACGGACCATAGTAGACGACGAGAACGTCTACGATCAGCTGAAGCTCTTAGGCCGTTTCGTCCGTCTCGCCGGCTACGGCGGAATGCTGATCTGCCTCGACGAGATGGTGAACCTCTACAAGCTGGGCAGCGGTCAGGCGCGGACGTCAAACTACGAGCAGATCCTTCGTATCCTGAACGACACGCTGCAGGGCATCGCGACGGGCATCGGCTTCGTCCTCTGCGGTACGCCCGAGTTCCTCTCCGATACGCGGCGCGGCCTCTACAGCTACGCCGCGCTCCAATCTCGGCTTTCGGACAATCGGTTCGCAACCGACGGACGCCGCGATCTGACCGGACCTGTGATCCGCCTCGGGAACCTGACGCCAGAGGACCTATACGTCCTTCTCGGCAAGGTTCGTCATGTCTATGCCGGAGGCGATTCCACCCGCTATTTGATTCCAGACGAAGCCCTCACCAAATTCATGGAGCACTGCAGCACCCGCATCGGGGAGGCCTACTTTCGTACCCCACGCACGACCATCCGCGAGTTCGTCAACCTCCTCGCCGTTCTGGAACAGAACCCCAACGCCTCCTGGAAGGACCTAATCGGCGATCTAGAGTTAGGCCCAGATACGAACCCCGACTTGGCCCCGCTCGACGGCGAGCTCGATGAACGCGCGCAGCAGGGCGATGGCGAGTTCACGACCTTCAAACTCTGA
- a CDS encoding DEAD/DEAH box helicase: protein MASSRPSNSDPLAPNRSTAFDLLAELVRRWVWQQQWTELRDAQERAIAPILGGREDVIVAAATAAGKTEAAFLPICSALSRNSDGGIHALYIGPLKALINDQFGRLESLCRDLQIPVHRWHGDVSQAARRRLLQSPAGILLITPESLEAQFILRGPRLRSLFAPLRWVVVDELHAFIGTERGRQLQSLLHRLELVRGAHVPRVALSATLGDLALAADFLRPRHGKHVVQIVANSDTRELRVQIRGYRRADDESEDADLAVARHLFRALRGSDNLVFANSRSNVEKFADVLRRLSEHERVPNEFLPHHGSLSKALREDVEAALKDRTLPLTAVCTNTLELGIDIGSVASVAQLGPPASVAATRQRVGRSGRRGEPAVLRIYVQEPAFEPTIDVEAALRVQLLQAIAVIELLVDGWCEAPRSGALHLSTLVQQILSLVAQCGGVRADDAFRVLCSGGPFGTVGSDAFAALLRGLGARDILTQTHDGTLTFGLTGERMVGRWDFYAAFSTPDEYRIVAGNQTLGTLPILHPIKEKDLLIFAGRRWRVVSVDVSTSTLFVVPAPGGRIPPFDGDGPPIDSTLRRRMRSVYERADVPAFLDLPARDLLSEGRTTFVRLGLLDRDVVIDGQDLVLFPWSGDLVHDTLALLLASSGFRARGSRAAVRVEGMTLAKLRQWQTTALRSPPPSAMDLASAVPNKLREKHDHLLPERLLLADYATTCIDVDGAMASLRTLRIPLETDALPSTS from the coding sequence ATGGCGAGTTCACGACCTTCAAACTCTGATCCGTTGGCGCCGAACCGCTCTACAGCCTTCGACCTCCTCGCGGAGCTGGTGCGCCGCTGGGTGTGGCAACAGCAGTGGACGGAGCTACGCGATGCTCAGGAAAGAGCAATTGCCCCAATCCTCGGCGGTCGCGAGGATGTGATCGTCGCAGCGGCAACTGCAGCCGGGAAGACCGAAGCCGCCTTCCTTCCGATCTGCTCCGCCCTGTCCCGCAACTCCGATGGAGGAATACACGCCCTCTACATCGGACCGCTGAAGGCGCTGATCAACGATCAGTTCGGGCGTCTCGAGAGCCTGTGCCGCGATCTCCAAATACCCGTCCATCGCTGGCACGGCGACGTGTCACAGGCGGCCCGGCGACGCTTGCTCCAGAGTCCAGCGGGAATCCTCCTCATCACACCGGAGTCGCTGGAGGCACAGTTCATCCTGCGTGGCCCCCGGCTACGGTCGCTCTTCGCGCCGCTCCGGTGGGTCGTGGTCGACGAGTTACACGCGTTCATCGGCACAGAACGCGGGCGCCAGCTGCAGTCCCTCCTCCACCGCCTGGAGCTCGTTCGCGGCGCACACGTGCCGAGAGTCGCGCTCAGCGCGACTCTCGGCGACCTTGCATTGGCTGCCGATTTCCTGAGACCGCGCCATGGCAAGCACGTCGTACAGATCGTCGCGAACTCGGACACGCGCGAGCTACGCGTACAGATCCGGGGCTATCGCCGCGCCGACGACGAGTCCGAGGACGCGGATCTCGCCGTTGCACGACACCTCTTTCGTGCACTTCGCGGGTCGGACAACCTAGTATTCGCCAACTCGCGATCGAACGTCGAGAAGTTCGCGGATGTGCTTCGGCGACTGAGCGAGCACGAGCGCGTCCCCAACGAATTCCTGCCGCACCACGGCAGCCTTTCGAAGGCGCTACGCGAAGACGTCGAGGCCGCGCTCAAAGACCGGACTCTTCCGCTGACTGCGGTATGCACGAACACCCTGGAACTCGGGATCGACATCGGCTCCGTCGCGAGCGTTGCCCAGCTCGGTCCACCCGCGTCCGTTGCCGCCACCCGCCAACGCGTCGGGAGGTCCGGACGTCGCGGAGAGCCAGCCGTGCTGCGCATCTACGTGCAGGAGCCGGCCTTCGAGCCGACGATCGACGTCGAAGCGGCCCTACGTGTGCAGCTGCTCCAGGCGATCGCCGTGATCGAGCTGCTGGTCGACGGTTGGTGCGAGGCTCCCCGATCCGGTGCGCTCCACCTGTCGACACTCGTCCAACAGATCCTCTCGCTCGTGGCGCAATGCGGCGGCGTGAGAGCCGACGATGCGTTCCGCGTCCTCTGTAGTGGCGGGCCTTTCGGGACCGTAGGATCCGATGCGTTTGCCGCTCTCCTTCGGGGCTTGGGTGCGAGGGATATCCTCACGCAGACACACGACGGCACACTCACTTTCGGCTTGACGGGAGAGCGGATGGTCGGTCGATGGGACTTCTACGCGGCCTTCTCGACGCCAGACGAGTATCGGATCGTCGCGGGGAATCAGACCCTGGGGACTCTCCCGATACTGCACCCGATCAAGGAGAAGGATCTACTCATCTTCGCCGGACGGCGCTGGCGCGTCGTCTCGGTCGACGTGAGCACTTCGACGCTCTTTGTCGTACCCGCGCCTGGCGGAAGGATTCCGCCCTTCGACGGCGATGGACCGCCGATCGACTCAACCCTCCGGCGACGCATGCGTTCCGTCTACGAACGCGCCGACGTCCCAGCCTTCCTAGACCTTCCCGCGAGGGATTTGCTGTCCGAAGGCCGGACTACCTTCGTGAGGCTCGGGCTTCTCGACCGCGACGTCGTGATCGACGGACAGGACCTCGTCCTTTTTCCGTGGAGCGGCGACCTCGTTCACGACACGCTCGCGCTACTGTTGGCGAGCTCCGGGTTTCGGGCGCGGGGCTCGCGGGCAGCCGTCCGAGTGGAAGGCATGACGTTGGCTAAGTTGCGCCAGTGGCAGACGACAGCGCTTCGGTCGCCGCCACCGTCGGCGATGGATCTGGCTTCGGCAGTTCCCAACAAGCTTCGCGAGAAGCACGATCACCTACTCCCAGAACGCCTGCTTCTCGCGGACTATGCGACGACGTGCATCGACGTCGACGGGGCCATGGCAAGCCTCCGTACGCTGCGAATTCCTCTCGAGACGGACGCACTGCCGAGCACATCGTGA
- a CDS encoding tyrosine recombinase XerC, whose product MPGPHDEALEAFATHLRAERHVSPHTLRAYLGDVRAFLDAAGIQDLRRVRADTIRHWLRTLDGDVARSSLARKLAAVRGFFRFLRRTDRLPADPSVGIATPKVRRRLPTHLGLDEVDRLLTTPPGDAVLGLRDRAILELLYSSGLRVSECTGLDWSAVDLEAGAVRVLGKGRKERVVPVGRPALKALRSWRTAAAQAGLPATGAVFTNARGGRLTSRSVARLTARWVEAAGATAGASPHALRHTFATHLLGGGADLRAIQELLGHASLSTTQRYTHVDLRQLMDAYDRAHPRA is encoded by the coding sequence ATGCCCGGCCCGCACGACGAGGCGCTCGAGGCCTTCGCGACGCACCTGCGGGCCGAGCGCCACGTCTCCCCACACACGCTGCGTGCCTATCTCGGCGACGTCCGCGCCTTCCTCGACGCCGCCGGCATCCAGGATCTCCGTCGCGTGCGCGCCGACACCATCCGGCACTGGCTGCGCACGCTCGACGGCGACGTCGCCCGCAGCTCGCTCGCGCGCAAGCTGGCCGCGGTGCGCGGCTTCTTCCGCTTCCTGCGCCGCACGGACCGTCTGCCCGCCGACCCCAGCGTCGGCATCGCGACGCCGAAGGTCCGCCGCCGGCTGCCGACGCACCTCGGCCTCGACGAGGTCGACCGCCTGCTCACGACCCCGCCCGGCGACGCCGTCCTCGGGCTGCGCGACCGCGCCATCCTCGAGCTGCTCTACTCCTCGGGCCTGCGCGTCTCGGAGTGCACCGGCCTCGACTGGAGCGCCGTCGACCTCGAGGCCGGCGCCGTGCGCGTGCTCGGTAAGGGCCGCAAGGAACGCGTCGTGCCGGTCGGCCGGCCGGCCCTGAAGGCGTTGCGCTCGTGGCGAACGGCGGCCGCGCAGGCCGGTCTGCCGGCGACCGGCGCCGTCTTCACGAACGCGCGCGGCGGACGGCTCACCAGCCGCAGCGTCGCGCGCCTGACGGCGCGCTGGGTGGAGGCCGCCGGCGCGACCGCCGGCGCCAGCCCGCACGCGTTGCGCCACACCTTCGCCACGCACCTCCTCGGCGGCGGCGCCGATCTGCGCGCCATCCAGGAGCTGCTCGGCCACGCCAGCCTCTCCACCACGCAACGCTACACCCACGTCGACCTCCGCCAGCTGATGGACGCCTATGACCGTGCGCACCCCCGAGCTTGA
- the hslV gene encoding ATP-dependent protease subunit HslV: protein MTVRTPELEWHRTTILSVRCRGTVVLGGDGQVTVGQTVLKRNARKVRRLHGDKVLAGFAGAGADALTLFERFEAKLQHVGGNLRRAAVELAKDWRTDRMLRRLEALLVVADRESSLIISGTGDVIEPDDGVCAIGSGGNYALAAARALVTHTTLDARTIVTESLKLAADICVYTNAELTIEELADAAPPPA, encoded by the coding sequence ATGACCGTGCGCACCCCCGAGCTTGAGTGGCACCGCACCACGATCCTCTCCGTCCGCTGCCGCGGCACCGTGGTGCTCGGCGGCGACGGCCAGGTGACGGTCGGGCAGACGGTGCTGAAGCGCAACGCGCGCAAGGTGCGCCGCCTGCACGGCGACAAGGTGCTGGCGGGCTTCGCCGGCGCCGGCGCCGACGCGCTGACGCTGTTCGAGCGCTTCGAGGCGAAGCTCCAGCACGTCGGCGGCAATCTGCGGCGCGCGGCGGTCGAGCTCGCGAAGGACTGGCGCACCGACCGCATGCTGCGCCGGCTGGAGGCGCTGCTCGTCGTCGCCGATCGCGAGTCGTCGCTCATCATCTCCGGCACCGGCGACGTCATCGAGCCCGACGACGGCGTCTGCGCCATCGGCTCGGGCGGCAACTACGCGCTCGCCGCAGCGCGCGCGCTGGTGACGCACACGACGCTCGACGCGCGCACGATCGTCACCGAGTCGCTGAAGCTCGCCGCCGACATCTGCGTCTACACCAACGCCGAGCTCACCATCGAGGAGCTCGCCGACGCCGCCCCGCCGCCCGCCTGA
- the hslU gene encoding ATP-dependent protease ATPase subunit HslU, with amino-acid sequence MANFTPREVVSELDRYIVGQRAAKRAVAIALRNRWRRLQVPEPLRDEIAPKNIIMIGPTGVGKTEISRRLAKLAQAPFIKVEASKFTEVGYVGRDVESIVRDLTELAINMVREEEKAKVQTRAREQAEERLLDLLLPPPPPRTAMGPGASDVSDTREKLRRMLREGALDERTLEVETTRPAGPAFEIMTPQGMEDIESSVRDMLQNLMPKKPKRAKLKVPEALEVLTQEEATRLLDAEAVTREALRRVEQSGIVFLDEIDKIAGREGLHGPDVSREGVQRDLLPIVEGSTVNTKHGPVRTDHILFIASGAFHIAKPSDLIPEFQGRFPIRVELEALTQDDFIRILTEPENALTRQYTALLATEGVTLSFGDDAVAEIARIAADVNARTENIGARRLHTVLERLLDQVSFDAPDLQGRTVAVDANLVRERLAPILADQDLSRFIL; translated from the coding sequence ATGGCCAACTTCACGCCCCGCGAAGTCGTCTCCGAGCTCGACCGCTACATCGTCGGACAGCGCGCCGCGAAGCGCGCCGTCGCGATCGCGCTGCGCAACCGCTGGCGCCGCCTGCAGGTGCCCGAGCCGCTGCGCGACGAGATCGCGCCGAAGAACATCATCATGATCGGCCCCACCGGGGTCGGGAAGACCGAGATCTCGCGCCGCCTCGCGAAGCTCGCGCAGGCGCCGTTCATCAAGGTCGAGGCCTCGAAGTTCACCGAGGTGGGCTACGTGGGGCGCGACGTCGAATCGATCGTGCGCGACCTCACCGAGCTCGCCATCAACATGGTGCGCGAGGAGGAGAAGGCGAAGGTGCAGACGCGCGCCCGCGAGCAGGCCGAAGAGCGGCTGCTCGACCTCCTGCTGCCGCCCCCGCCGCCGCGGACGGCGATGGGTCCCGGCGCCAGCGACGTCAGCGACACGCGCGAGAAGCTGCGCCGCATGCTGCGCGAGGGTGCGCTCGACGAGCGCACCCTCGAGGTCGAGACCACGCGTCCGGCCGGCCCCGCCTTCGAGATCATGACCCCGCAGGGCATGGAGGACATCGAGTCGAGCGTGCGCGACATGCTCCAGAACCTCATGCCGAAGAAGCCCAAGCGCGCGAAGCTGAAGGTGCCGGAGGCGCTCGAGGTGCTGACGCAGGAGGAGGCGACGCGCCTCCTCGACGCCGAGGCGGTGACACGCGAGGCGCTCCGCCGCGTCGAGCAGTCCGGCATCGTCTTCCTCGACGAGATCGACAAGATCGCCGGCCGCGAGGGGCTGCACGGGCCCGACGTGTCGCGCGAGGGCGTGCAGCGCGATCTCCTGCCCATCGTCGAGGGCTCGACGGTCAACACCAAGCACGGCCCGGTGCGCACCGACCACATCCTCTTCATCGCCTCGGGCGCCTTCCACATCGCGAAGCCGTCCGACCTGATCCCCGAGTTCCAGGGCCGCTTCCCCATCCGCGTGGAGCTCGAGGCGCTCACGCAGGACGACTTCATCCGCATCCTGACGGAGCCCGAGAACGCCCTCACCCGCCAGTACACGGCGCTGCTCGCCACCGAGGGCGTGACGCTCTCGTTCGGCGACGACGCGGTCGCCGAGATCGCGCGCATCGCCGCCGACGTCAACGCGCGCACCGAGAACATCGGCGCCCGCCGCCTCCATACGGTGCTCGAGCGGCTCCTCGATCAGGTGTCCTTCGACGCGCCCGATCTGCAGGGCCGTACGGTCGCGGTCGACGCGAACCTGGTGCGCGAGCGGCTGGCGCCGATCCTCGCCGATCAGGACCTCTCGCGCTTCATTCTCTAG
- the argB gene encoding acetylglutamate kinase — protein sequence MTPVDKAEILIEALPYIRRFAGKVLVVKYGGHAMENEELKDSFAEDVALLKYVGMHPVVVHGGGPQIDAAVKQAGITPRFVRGMRVTDEATMAIVEQVLAGTISGEIVAALNRHGAKAVGLSGKDGELVVARKRTVGEDLGLVGDVVGVNPEVVQALGAFVPVIAPTAADEHGQTYNINADVVAGKIAEALRAEKLILLTDIAGVKGRDGELVSTLSVDEARELIADGTIGAGMIPKIECCISALQQGVRQAHVIDGRVKHALLLEVLTNQGVGTQVVSDSARRARRKLARA from the coding sequence GTGACGCCCGTCGACAAGGCCGAGATCCTCATCGAGGCTCTCCCCTACATCCGGCGCTTCGCCGGCAAGGTGCTCGTCGTCAAGTACGGCGGGCACGCGATGGAGAACGAGGAGCTGAAGGACTCGTTCGCCGAGGACGTCGCGCTGCTCAAGTACGTCGGCATGCACCCCGTCGTCGTCCACGGCGGCGGGCCGCAGATCGACGCGGCGGTGAAGCAGGCCGGCATCACGCCGCGTTTCGTGCGCGGCATGCGCGTCACCGACGAGGCCACGATGGCGATCGTCGAGCAGGTCTTGGCGGGCACGATCAGCGGCGAGATCGTCGCGGCGCTCAACCGGCACGGCGCGAAGGCCGTCGGCCTGTCGGGGAAGGACGGCGAGCTGGTCGTCGCGCGCAAGCGCACCGTGGGGGAAGACCTCGGGCTCGTCGGCGACGTCGTCGGCGTCAACCCGGAAGTCGTCCAGGCCCTCGGCGCCTTCGTGCCGGTGATCGCGCCCACCGCCGCCGACGAGCACGGGCAGACCTACAACATCAACGCCGACGTGGTGGCGGGCAAGATCGCCGAGGCGCTACGCGCCGAGAAGCTGATCCTCCTCACCGACATCGCCGGCGTGAAGGGCCGCGACGGCGAGCTCGTTTCCACGCTCAGCGTCGACGAGGCGCGCGAGCTGATCGCCGACGGCACCATCGGCGCCGGCATGATCCCGAAGATCGAGTGCTGCATCTCGGCGCTCCAGCAAGGCGTCAGGCAGGCACACGTGATCGACGGCCGCGTGAAGCACGCGCTGCTGCTCGAGGTGCTGACGAACCAGGGCGTCGGCACGCAGGTCGTGAGCGACTCCGCCCGGCGCGCACGCCGCAAGCTGGCACGGGCCTGA